The following are encoded together in the Fimbriiglobus ruber genome:
- a CDS encoding amidohydrolase family protein: MNIRLFRCAIFFVVTSTASTYAQNGADLRPAAYAVRDARVVVEPGTVLPTATVVVRDGLIVAVGPEVAVPPDAAVTEGKGLTVYAGFLDAGSPRGFDPALRRSQTGAPAVEDMAADPLAATKPDNRKGLTPEFAVQTALKLDEDAISPWRRVGFTAHLVVPEGGYLSGTSALLSLNGAVPRDAVLRGPVALHARFGRVIGAEYPVSLMGVVAHNRQTMLDAGWLKRRWTAFETHGRIGKRPPSDPCLEALWPALDGKLPVAFEADTADQIHRALDFAAEFKLTPVIVGGRHAFKVVQRLKAEKVPVVLRLDFPTAGDREAGLPVRAREDQERLRQEEIGCAAALHKAGVKFAFMTQNLGGARATDTFRENVRKAIAAGLPADAALAALTSDAADILGVAPQVGQVTVGRAAHLVVCDGNFHAGSTKYKFAFSDGVRFDLEAKTAPSPGDATAAAGSETVGGPGRRGGRPRGPAADLNSTPAPSTPAGPMGIAGGPGAARRAPDRASPPFNGNAFRALIPMLDAAETSVTEIEADRVPKLKTRGNVLIRGATVLTLAGKTLPRADVLVAGGKIKAIGPDLQAEPGTTTIDATGLFVMPGIIDTHSHIAISGGVNESSLSVVPEVRVRDVIDSEDVQVYRALGGGVTTIRLLHGSADVIGGQDAVVKTKYGRPAREMLVDSPRGVKFALGENVKRSDGRFPNSRLGVEAVLVRAFTEARTYRKTWDDYEQSKGSAEPLPEPRRDLRLEALNDVLAGELRVHSHCYRSDEILMLLRVADRFGIKVKSLQHVLEGYKVAPEIAAHGASVSLFSDWWAYKIEAFDAIPYGARLLRDAGASVCLKSDDSELMRHLNAEAAKLVKYCEFGPDEALQTITLNPARQLGIDSRVGTIEVGKDADLALFSGHPLNTYSRCEMTLIEGEVFFQRSDRITANPAAKAGPSNPAAMYPALPELPKGTYVLRGATIHQPGRPVFVGTVVVATSTGRISQVVPAGKEVEAPADAKTVDVAGLHIYPGLIDSGTVLGLVEIDSARETADFRDGGDFQPDLRASVGINPDSELIPVTRANGVTTVVTRPTGSLVPGQAALINLAGWVPAEMVVVDPIALHIEYPGQPSGRGGLNPNWPDAPGEDVSGRFRRDEKLAKLKDLFETARRYDATKKAGLTPPVSPRLESLLPYARGEKPVIMTADRRADIQAALKLADELKVKVILSGGIEAWKLAPELKRRDVPVILGPVMAVPRESGDRYDAAYAAAAKLHAAGVRFCIRSAGSNNTRNLPYEAAMAVAYGLPPEEGLKAVTLYPAEILGVADQLGTVEAGKRANLVIADGDVLQATTRVLGVFVDGRPYDTTNKQTRLYDKYRKRLSEAKPAMR; encoded by the coding sequence ATGAATATCAGGCTCTTTCGTTGCGCGATCTTCTTCGTCGTAACATCAACCGCTTCCACTTACGCCCAAAATGGGGCGGACCTCCGACCCGCCGCATACGCGGTCCGAGACGCCCGAGTCGTTGTCGAACCTGGGACGGTCTTACCCACAGCCACGGTCGTTGTCCGCGACGGGTTGATCGTCGCGGTCGGCCCGGAGGTCGCCGTCCCACCTGATGCCGCCGTCACCGAAGGCAAGGGACTGACCGTGTACGCCGGGTTCCTGGATGCCGGCAGCCCCCGCGGATTCGACCCGGCTCTCCGCCGGTCCCAGACCGGCGCGCCCGCCGTCGAAGACATGGCAGCCGACCCGCTCGCCGCGACCAAGCCCGACAATCGCAAGGGGCTTACTCCCGAGTTCGCCGTCCAGACCGCCTTGAAATTGGACGAGGATGCCATCTCGCCGTGGCGGCGGGTCGGTTTTACAGCCCATCTGGTGGTCCCCGAAGGGGGCTATTTGTCGGGCACCAGCGCCCTGCTCAGCCTCAATGGGGCCGTCCCCCGGGACGCCGTCCTGCGTGGCCCAGTCGCCCTGCACGCTCGGTTCGGTCGGGTAATCGGGGCGGAATACCCGGTCTCTTTGATGGGCGTCGTGGCACACAACCGGCAGACGATGCTCGATGCCGGCTGGCTCAAGCGGCGGTGGACGGCGTTTGAAACCCACGGCCGAATCGGCAAACGGCCGCCGTCCGACCCGTGCCTCGAAGCCCTGTGGCCGGCCCTCGACGGCAAACTCCCGGTCGCGTTCGAGGCCGACACCGCCGACCAGATCCACAGGGCTCTCGATTTCGCCGCCGAGTTCAAACTCACCCCGGTCATCGTCGGCGGCCGCCACGCTTTCAAGGTCGTCCAGCGCCTCAAGGCCGAGAAAGTGCCGGTCGTTCTCCGGCTCGATTTCCCGACCGCCGGCGACCGCGAGGCCGGCTTGCCCGTCCGGGCGCGCGAGGACCAGGAGCGGTTGCGGCAGGAGGAAATCGGCTGTGCCGCGGCGTTGCATAAGGCCGGAGTGAAGTTCGCGTTCATGACCCAGAACCTCGGCGGCGCCAGGGCGACCGACACGTTTCGCGAGAACGTGCGGAAGGCGATTGCGGCCGGCTTGCCCGCCGACGCCGCGCTGGCGGCCTTGACCAGTGACGCCGCGGACATCCTCGGAGTCGCCCCGCAGGTCGGACAGGTGACGGTCGGCCGCGCGGCCCACCTCGTCGTCTGCGACGGAAATTTCCACGCCGGGAGTACGAAATACAAGTTCGCGTTTTCGGACGGCGTGCGGTTCGATCTGGAGGCGAAGACCGCCCCGTCGCCGGGCGATGCCACCGCGGCCGCGGGGTCGGAGACAGTGGGTGGTCCCGGGCGAAGGGGCGGCCGACCGCGCGGGCCCGCCGCCGACCTAAACTCGACACCGGCTCCCAGCACGCCTGCCGGTCCGATGGGCATCGCTGGCGGCCCTGGCGCGGCCCGCCGGGCGCCAGACCGCGCGTCGCCCCCGTTCAACGGGAATGCCTTCCGCGCCCTGATTCCGATGCTCGATGCGGCCGAGACTTCTGTCACCGAGATCGAGGCCGACCGTGTGCCGAAGCTGAAGACCCGGGGGAATGTGCTCATTCGCGGGGCAACGGTTTTGACGCTCGCGGGGAAGACCCTTCCTCGGGCCGATGTGCTGGTCGCGGGCGGGAAGATCAAGGCCATCGGCCCCGACCTCCAGGCCGAACCGGGGACGACGACGATCGATGCGACCGGCTTGTTCGTGATGCCGGGGATTATTGACACGCACTCTCACATCGCGATCAGCGGCGGCGTGAATGAGTCCTCACTGTCCGTCGTCCCGGAGGTCCGGGTTCGCGACGTGATCGATTCCGAAGACGTGCAGGTTTATCGGGCCCTCGGTGGCGGTGTGACCACCATCCGACTCCTGCACGGCAGCGCGGACGTGATCGGCGGGCAAGACGCCGTGGTCAAGACAAAGTACGGCCGGCCGGCCCGGGAGATGCTCGTTGACTCCCCGCGGGGCGTGAAGTTCGCCCTCGGGGAAAACGTCAAGCGGTCCGACGGGCGGTTCCCCAACAGTCGGCTCGGGGTCGAGGCGGTTCTGGTCCGGGCCTTCACCGAGGCCAGAACCTACCGCAAGACCTGGGACGACTACGAACAAAGTAAGGGGAGCGCCGAACCGCTCCCGGAGCCCCGCCGAGACCTCCGACTCGAAGCGCTCAACGATGTCCTGGCTGGCGAACTGCGCGTCCATTCGCACTGCTACCGGTCGGACGAAATCCTGATGCTCCTGCGGGTCGCGGACCGTTTCGGCATCAAGGTCAAGTCGCTCCAACACGTACTCGAAGGCTACAAGGTCGCCCCGGAGATTGCCGCCCACGGGGCGAGCGTGAGTTTGTTCAGCGATTGGTGGGCCTACAAGATCGAGGCGTTTGACGCGATCCCGTATGGGGCCCGACTGCTCCGGGATGCCGGTGCGAGTGTCTGTCTGAAGTCCGACGACAGTGAGCTGATGCGGCACTTGAACGCGGAGGCGGCGAAACTCGTTAAGTATTGCGAGTTCGGGCCGGACGAGGCCCTGCAGACGATCACCCTGAACCCGGCCCGGCAACTCGGGATCGACAGCCGCGTCGGGACGATCGAGGTCGGGAAGGACGCCGATCTCGCGTTGTTCAGCGGGCACCCGCTGAATACCTACAGCCGGTGCGAGATGACGCTGATCGAGGGCGAAGTCTTCTTTCAGCGGTCCGACCGAATAACCGCCAACCCGGCCGCGAAGGCCGGCCCGTCGAACCCGGCGGCCATGTACCCCGCGCTCCCCGAACTCCCGAAAGGGACGTACGTCCTCCGCGGGGCCACGATCCACCAACCCGGTCGCCCGGTATTCGTCGGGACGGTGGTGGTCGCGACGTCGACCGGGCGGATCTCGCAGGTCGTCCCGGCCGGGAAAGAAGTGGAGGCGCCTGCCGACGCCAAGACGGTCGACGTGGCCGGGTTGCACATCTATCCGGGTCTCATCGATTCGGGGACGGTTCTCGGACTGGTCGAGATCGACTCGGCCCGGGAGACCGCCGACTTCCGCGACGGCGGCGACTTCCAGCCCGACCTCCGCGCGAGTGTCGGCATCAACCCGGACTCGGAATTGATCCCGGTCACCCGGGCGAACGGGGTGACGACCGTGGTGACGCGGCCGACCGGGTCGCTGGTCCCGGGCCAGGCGGCGCTAATCAACCTGGCCGGGTGGGTGCCGGCGGAAATGGTGGTGGTCGACCCGATCGCGCTGCACATCGAGTACCCCGGCCAGCCGTCCGGGCGAGGCGGCCTTAACCCGAACTGGCCCGACGCGCCCGGCGAGGACGTGTCGGGGCGGTTCCGGCGCGACGAAAAGCTGGCCAAGTTGAAGGATCTGTTCGAAACGGCCCGGCGGTACGATGCCACGAAGAAAGCCGGGTTGACCCCGCCAGTCAGCCCGCGACTGGAGTCGCTGTTGCCGTACGCGCGGGGCGAGAAGCCGGTGATCATGACGGCCGACCGGCGGGCGGACATTCAGGCCGCGCTAAAACTGGCCGACGAACTCAAGGTCAAGGTAATCCTCAGCGGCGGGATTGAGGCCTGGAAGTTGGCGCCCGAGTTGAAGCGGCGGGACGTGCCGGTGATCCTGGGGCCGGTGATGGCGGTCCCGCGGGAATCCGGCGATCGGTACGATGCGGCCTATGCCGCCGCTGCCAAGTTGCACGCGGCGGGGGTGCGGTTCTGCATCCGGTCGGCCGGGTCGAACAATACCCGGAACCTCCCTTACGAGGCGGCGATGGCGGTGGCATACGGGCTGCCGCCGGAGGAAGGTTTGAAGGCAGTCACGCTCTACCCGGCGGAGATCCTGGGTGTGGCCGATCAACTCGGGACGGTCGAAGCCGGGAAGCGGGCGAACCTGGTGATCGCCGACGGGGACGTCCTCCAGGCGACGACCCGAGTCCTCGGGGTGTTCGTGGACGGCCGGCCGTATGACACGACGAACAAACAGACCCGCCTGTACGACAAGTATCGGAAGCGACTCTCCGAGGCCAAGCCGGCGATGCGATAA
- a CDS encoding protein phosphatase 2C domain-containing protein: protein MSTRSAWTPPFWRTLTAPKSEAAPDENEDAVAANPDQGRFAVADGATQSAFAGLWARLLVEGYAHAGHAGAAKLTADWLAVRRADWSAAVDGVDVPWFVSERREQGAFAAFLGLSLSIDDRKNGHWFAVGTGDVCVFKMRGGRLRTAWPLTHSSQFNNTPALLGSRGGDCASATGAVTGDWRSGDHLFLMTDALACWFLARLEAAENPCQWLLSLIESPRAEEQYARAVLNLRASGELKDDDTTLMAIRV, encoded by the coding sequence GTGAGTACGCGAAGTGCGTGGACGCCGCCCTTCTGGCGCACCCTGACGGCGCCCAAATCGGAGGCGGCGCCGGACGAAAACGAAGACGCGGTCGCGGCGAACCCCGACCAGGGCCGTTTCGCCGTGGCCGACGGCGCGACGCAAAGCGCGTTCGCCGGCCTGTGGGCGCGGCTGCTGGTCGAAGGCTACGCGCACGCGGGACACGCGGGGGCGGCCAAACTGACCGCCGACTGGCTGGCCGTCCGCCGCGCCGACTGGTCCGCCGCCGTCGACGGGGTGGACGTGCCGTGGTTCGTCTCCGAGCGCCGCGAACAAGGCGCGTTCGCCGCCTTCCTCGGCCTCTCGCTGTCGATCGACGACCGGAAGAATGGGCACTGGTTCGCCGTCGGGACCGGCGACGTCTGCGTGTTCAAAATGCGCGGCGGGCGGTTGCGGACCGCGTGGCCCCTCACGCACTCCTCCCAGTTCAACAATACGCCCGCCCTGCTCGGTTCGCGGGGCGGGGACTGCGCGAGTGCCACGGGCGCGGTCACGGGCGACTGGCGGTCCGGGGATCACCTTTTTCTGATGACCGACGCGCTCGCGTGCTGGTTCCTCGCCCGGCTCGAAGCGGCCGAGAACCCGTGTCAATGGTTACTGAGCCTGATCGAGTCTCCCCGCGCCGAAGAGCAATACGCCAGGGCCGTGTTGAACCTGCGGGCTTCCGGCGAATTGAAAGACGACGACACGACGCTGATGGCCATCCGCGTCTGA